ACATTGGTAGAAGCCGGCGTGCCTAGCAAGGTATATTTGGGCAGAGAGGCTATATCAACGGGTTTGAACAAAAATTGAGAGAACATATAAAGCCCGTTTTTCCAGACTTTAAAATCATGCACCCCCGGCTCTATGTAATAAACGTGAGGCACACTATGCTCGAACAAATAGTCGTGCGTCCGTTTGCTGAACGAGATCAGTCTGTCATTGTCGCCGCAGGAAATCCAGAGTAATTTCAGTTTCTTTTTCGTTTCCCCGGGGTCAGGCATCAGCTCTTCCGGTTTTTTGGTATTGGGAGCCGACGAAAACCCGCCTACCCACGCAAACTGGTCCAGGTTACCCAGCCCGAAGTTCAGCGACTGTCCCCCACCCATCGAAAGGCCCGCGATCGCGCGGTGCTCCCTGTCATTCAGTGTGGCGTATTTCTTTTCAATAAACGGAATGAGATCTGTCAGCAGGTCTTTTTCGAAAGTCGCGAAAGCGGCTACTTTATCCGGCGCCATGATGTTGCCTGTCGCCCGGTCGTCTTTCATTGCCCGGCCATTCGGCATCACCACGATCATCGGCTCGATCTTCTTTTCGGCAAGTAAATTATCGAGGATCAGTTGCGGGTTTCCGCCTTTGAGCCACTCTTTTTCATCGCCACCAATGCCGTGCAGCAGGTACAGCACGGGGTATTTTTTCTTTTTGGAGTAACCGGGCGGTGTGTAAACCAGTGCTTTGCGCGAGGTACCCACCGTTTTGGATACATATTGAACACTGTCCAATTTTCCGACCGCAACATCCGGGCGCACCGAGTCGTAACCCTTCGGCATTTCCATCAGGGCATTTTGAGCATTGGTGACAGTTGCCAGCACTATCACGTTCATTGCCAGCAAGATAAGTCTTCTCATTAGTTTAGATTTTTAATGGTTTTCGGGTTGATTGAAAAATAGCCGTAAGGCAGCTATGGGGATTTAAATGTATCCTCAGCCCGGAGGCTTTGCTTTTTTGCGGTTGGAAATTGCGCGGGTACGGGATAGCTTACTTTGCCTGTGGCCAGCCATTCCGTAGCCCTGATCACCGTCGTCTGATAGCCCACACAACGATACGCCGGCGGATAAAACTCTCCCTTCCATAAATGTCCCAGACTTGAATTGTAGACCCGCCCCGCACCATAACTAACTACCCATTCAACCGGCCAGGTCCGCTTTGTACTGGTACTATCATAGGCAAACGACAGCACCGTCAGGTTCTCGGCCGGCCCGCGAGGGAAATAGTATACCTCCGTATTTGCTGTCTGCCATTGGCTGGGATAGCCCTTATTGATAGGATGAGGATTCAATATTTGAATAAGCGCATTAAACCTGTCGCCATGGCCAGTCCCCTGTCCCTCGCCAGGCGGTATCCTGATCACGCTACTGGACGGACCAATTTCAAGCGCGTAGCCTTCTGAACTTTTACGCCATCCCAGGCCGATCATTTTGTCATATTCTTTCCAATGCGGGAATGCATTGTTACCTGAATGCAGAATATACAGCCCACCACCTCCCTTCACATACTCTTCCAGCTGCCGCTCCGCTCCGGCCGGCCATTTAAGCCGGGTGTTCTGAATATTATTGGTATTCTGGATCACAACAGCATACTTAGCAAATACGGGATTCCAGCCTGCACGTTCCACGGAATCGGCGGGAATGGTACTAACATCCACTTGGAAGCGTCCGCTTTCTTCCAGTATCCACTTCGTTACAGCGGTAGTCTGTTTCCAGTCATGGTTACTGAAACCGTCCACGATCAGGACCGGGATCGGCCCGGATTTCTGTGCCCGGGCAGAACAAAGACCGAGGCAGATCAGCGTGAAGAAAAAATGTGATTTGAGCATGAGCATTTTACAGTTAGTACCATTTTATTCCATTGGGCCGATCAGCTCCACAAAGTTGCCGTCGGGATCTTGTACCAGAACGAAGTGTAGTTTCTGGTTCAATGCGGTTGGCGTATTACCCAGAAAATCCACTTTTTGCTGTTTCAACCGCTCAATGACCGGTTTGAGCGCTTTGACCTGGATCGTAATGTATTGCATTCCCGTATCGTCCTGAATGTATTTAGGCCGGGGATGCGCTGCCTTTTTGCCGAAACTCATCAGCTTCCATTCGTTGGCTTCCGGGCTGTTTTCGAGTTTAAGAATGTTGACATCCACAGCCACACCATTGGTCAGGCCCGAGCGTTTTCCAAAATCTTCATTGATCGTAAAATTTCCCGTTTTAACCATGCCAATCCCTTCGACATAAAAATCAAGCGAACGCTCCATGTCGGAGACCACGACGCCAACGCCGATGAGCCTGCTGGAAAAATTGGATTGCGCGTAAGTAGCACTGCCGAACAGCAGCATAAAAAAGAACAGGCAGAATGCGGATATTGACTTTTGCATATTTAAAAATTGATTGTTGAACGCACGGGAGATACCAGTTTGACAGCTGGATATTATTTCGAAACCTTTTCGAACATGGGATCATTGCCGCTGTATTTCAGGTATTTAAAAGAGGCAGAGTTGGTCGTTTTTTCGCCGGATGAAGTCGCATACATGCCAAACAAACAACCAATAAAACCGCCTGCTTCTTTGGTACTCAGGAATTTGGCATCGAGCTTGTCTTTCAGCAGTTGCCAGGAAGTACCATTGGAAAAATAAAAGCTGCAAGTCCCTCCGTCGGCCACGATACGCAGTTTAATTGGCGATGCGTCGGCAAGCGGCATTTGAGTAAGCAATTCCATTTCCTTGTCCTTCGGATTGCTTTTGTAAAGCTGGATCACAGGTTTGCCCTGATCCACTGATTTACTGATAAAATAAAAATGGCGCTCGTCCTGAAAAATGGTCAGACCTGCCTTTTCTTTTTCTGATTGAGCTGAAAAGTCAAGCTCGGTTTCAGTGGTGCAGTATAAATGTTGCTGGCGTTTACCGATAAAGGAGGGGTTACCCAGATCCATAATGGTCTCCGGCTTCAATTTCAGGGTCAGGCCGTTTTTTTTGGAAAGTGAAAATGAGCTGCTGTCGATGGTACGCATGAAAAGCAATGCCGGGTCCAGCGATTTCTCAAAAGTGAGTGTATAGGCAAAGTTCCCTGCCTGCGGAAGCGCTCCTTTCTGCTTCACTTCACTGAATGGCACCTTGTATTGATATTGAATTTCTTTGGTATCCGGATTAATAATCGGCCACTCGTCTTTCCAGGTGACGGGTGCTATGAAAGTTTCCCGTCCGGTATTGTAATAATCTCCTTCATAAGGCCTTACAGCGAGAAAAATAGCATACGTTTTACCATCCGGCCCATCTACAAACTGCGCATGGCCTGCGGAAGTGACCGGATCTTTCCGGTCTTCGGGAAGTCCCATTTGCGTCAAAATAGGATTGTTTTCATACGGCACGTACGGTCCCCAAACGGATTTGCTGCGAAATACCACTTCAGTATGATTGACGGACGTGCCGCCTTCGGCCGCGTACAGGTAATACCAGCCAAAACGCTTCATAATGTGTGGCGCTTCGATCCAGACAGGCTTTTTGCTAAGGTCCACCCCGCCATTGACCAACTGTTTTTCCTCCCCGATCACTTTCAACGTTACGGGGTCAATTTCATAAATGCGGATTGTCCTGTGGCCCGGATACAAGGATTTGCTCCCCGGCGCATCGCTGTTATAAACGATGTAAGCTTTATTATCGTCATCAAAAAAGAGCGACGGATCGATCCCCCGAACCTGCGGGACACGGACCGGGTTGCTCCACGGGCCTGCCGGATTTTTGGACGTGACCACAAAATTACCGTCATGATCAATATCGGTGCAGGTGACATAAAAAGTGCCGTTATGGTAACTGATCGCTGGTGCAAAAAGACCGCGGGTCAGTTTTTCACCTATGAAATCCATTTGCGACGGACGATCGATCACATTCCCGATCTGCTTCCAGTTTTTTAAATCCTTGCTGTGAAATACAGGGATACCCGGAAAGTAGGAGAAAGTCGAATTGACCAGATAATAGTCCTTCCCGACCTGCACCACGCTCGGGTCGGGATAGAAGCCCGTCAGGATTGGGTTTACAATCGTGGTTGTCTGCGCCGTAGCAGCATAACTTATCACAAGAAAAAATACTGTAAAAACAGCCTGAGCAAATCGCTTGTTCATGTTTTTGTGGCTTAATCAGCAGGTAAAAAAGGTTATTGGGCTAGAAAGGAATACACTTTCCCAGCCTGTGTAGGGACATCGTAAATCAATGTTTCCTTCAAAGGTTGAGTTGCCTTTGCGGCTTTGGGTGAAACGACGGCCGCAGGCGTATCCTCGGTGATATAAAATGCATTTGGGTTCTGCCCGGTGGCTTTGTTCAGTGTTGCACCGCCAGCCAGCTTCACTGCATTGGGCACCCGTAACCGAAGGTTCCCACCCAGTTTGGACCGAATTTCTACCTTAGTGAGCTTACCGCCGGCCCATTGCATATCGACGATCTCAAACCCGCCTAATGCAAGGATGCCGCCAATGCTGCCCTCTTTCCAAACGTCCGGCAGCGCTGGTAACAAATGAATTGCCCCATCGGCACTTTGCATCAGCATTTCGGTAATGCCGGAAGTACACCCAAAGTTGCCGTCGATCTGGAATGGCGGGTGTGCGTCGAAAAGATTATTGTAAGTTCCCCCGCCTTCCTTGTTCGTGCCGAGCGGGGAAAGCTGGTTTTGGATCAATGTAAATGCGTGATTTCCGTCTTGCAGCCTGGCCCACCAGTTTACCTTCCAGCCCATGCTCCATCCTGTGGAAACATCACCTCGCTGCATTAAAGTAGTCCGTGCCGCGGCGAAAAGCTCGGGGGTTCGATACGGGGAAATTTGCACCGACGGAAACAAACCGTACAAATGCGAGACGTGGCGGTGGTGGTCGTTGGGATCGTCGACGTCGTCGAGCCACTCCTGCAATTGTCCGTACTGGCCGACATGCATTGGCGGCAGTTGTTTGCGTTTTTGTCTGAGCGTATCAACGAAAGCTGCATCTTTTTTCAATATTTCCGCTGCGCGAATGGTCGTACTGAAAATGTCAAAAGCGATCTGATTATCCATCGTCGTGCCGGCATCCAGTGAAGAGCCTTCGTGCGCGGCGGGAGCGTTTTCGGGAGAGCTGCCGGGGTTTGCAACCAGCCAGTGATATTTGGGATGATTTATGAGAAAATCTACATAAAAAGTAGCTGCTCCTTTTAGTACCGGATATATTCTTGCCAGATAAGCCTTGTCGCCGGTGTACAGATAATGTTCCCAAAGATGCTGACTCGTCCAGGCACCGCCAGCGATCCACATACCCCAGAATGCGCCGTCAATTGCGCCGGTTGCCCGCCAGATATCGGTATTATGGTGCGCCATCCAGCCTCTTGCGCCGTACATATCCTTTGCGGTCTGCTGCCCGGTTTGCGAAAGCTCCTGTACCATTTTCAGGAAAGGCTCGTGCAGTTCAGAAAGATTGGTCTTCTCTGCCGGCCAGTAATTCATCTGCGCATTAATGTTGATCGTGTACTTACTATCCCACGGCGGCCTCATCTTATTGTTCCAGATCCCCTGCAAATTGGCAGGCTGTCCGCCCGGCTGCGAGCTGGAAATCAGCAGGTAACGGCCATATTGATAATACAGAGTGACCAGCCCCGGATCATTCACATTCCGGAAGCTTTTCAAGCGTTCGTCAGTTGGAAGATTGGCTGCTTCTGATGTTCCCAGGTCGAATTTTACACGATTGAAGTATTTCTGAAAGGCTGCAATGTGCGGTTTCAAGATCGCGTCGTATGATTTGGAATACGCCCTGTTCAAATAGGAAGCCGCCAATGCGTTTTCATCACCGCTTACATCCCGGTAATCCTTGAAGTTGGTCGCGATCGAAATGAATATTGTTGCTGCATCGGCTCCGTTGATAACCAGTGAAGTATCAGTTGCAGACACGTTACCACCATCGTTTTTAACTTTCGTGATCACTTTGAACTTCACCGCTCCGGTCACGCCTTCATGATCGGAACCTCTGCCGGCAAGGACCAACTCCCTGCCCGGCGTGGTTCTGATTTCCGGCTGAGCATGTAATGTAGAATAGGATGCCGCAAAGGACAACTTACCAGGTTTATCGGCCGTCAAATGCACTACCATCACCTGGTCCGGAAATGATGCGAGGACTTCCCGCGTGAATATTACGCCATTGACTTTATAAATCGTTTTCGCCACGGCCCGCTCCATGTCCAGCTCGCGATAGTATGCCTCATATTGCTCATGTCCCGGAAAGTTTAGATGCAGCTCGCCAGCAGGCTGAAACATTTGCCCGTGCGATTTTTTAGTAATAATTGCCTTATTGGCCAGTTTTTCGGCTTCTTTTTGTTTTCCTTCAAAAATCAATCTGCGGATCTCTGGCAGCGCGGCCAGTGCGTCGGGGTTGTCATTCCGGTTCGGGCCACCCGACCATAATGTGCCTTCATTAAGCTGTATCCGCTCATCGGCCACGTTGCCATATACCATCCCTCCCAGTCTGCCATTACCAATCGGCAATGCATTCTCCCAGGTTTTGCCCGAAGGCTGGTTATACCAAAGTTTTAGTGCCCGGTTTGTCTGGCCGAATCCAACGGTTGTAATCAGTAATAAAAGGCAGAAAAATAATCGCATCATATCAATACTATCAAATTGGTTTATGCTTTTTCAAGGTAATTCTCCGCAAACACTGTTGGCGACACCCCATAGAACTCTTTGAAAGCTACCGAAAAGCTGTTTACATTGGCAAACCCAACGGCAAATGCAACCTCAGAAACCATCAAACCCTTCACCGTCAGCAAATCCGCTGCCTGCCTGAGTCGGATGTTGCGGATTAAATCCCGGGTTGTCAGATTGGTCAGTTCTTTGAGCTTGCGATGTAAATGCACCCTGCTGATCCCGACTTCATTACAGATCATTTCCACGCTCAGGTCGGGGTTTGCCAGGTTTTTGTCAATAAACAGATGTACCTTTTCCAGCAGCTTTTCTTCCGAAGCCTTCATATTTATCCGGGAAATGAATTCCTCCTGGTAATGCTGCTCATTATCGTTGTTTCGAAGTATCTGTCTGTTTCTGATCAGCCCATTGATTGTCTTCATTAATATCTGCATGTTAAAGGGCTTGGTAATGTAAGCGTCCGCTCCCATTTCGAGCCCCTCCACATTGGTCGATTCTGCTGTTTTGGCGGTGAGCAGGATAACCGGGATGTGGTTTACCAACGGGTTCGCCTTTAACTTTTTGCAAAGGGTCATACCATCCATAACCGGCATCATCACGTCGCTGACCACCAGATCGGGCATTTCTTTTAAAATAGCTCTATATGCTTCCTCGCCATTCGCATAAGCGAATACGGTGAATTCGCCCGACATTTCGTCTGTCAGATAGTTGCAGATCTCGCTGTCGTCATCGACGATCACCAGGCGTTTGGCTTTTTTCCTCGGCTTGTTTCTATGCCCGTCGTCCGCTGCGGTTTCCGGTGACAATTGATCTGCCGCCAACATTTTACCGATCGGATCGATTTCTACTGTTTCCACCTTTTCAACCGGCATGGAGATCACAAACCGGCAGCCGGCTTCTACCATATTTTCTGCGTGGATCTTTCCGCCGTGCAGTTCTACCAATTGTTTCACAAGATGAAGGCCGATTCCCGTTCCGTACCTGTTATAGTCACGGTGTTGTTCGGATTGGTAAAAGCAGTCGAAGATGCGCTCCGTTTCATTTTCATCAATAAATGCGCCCGAATCTTCCATCGCGATGATCAGTTCAGGTCTTCCACTGATAGTACGGGCGTTTGTGATTGAAATTGAAACACGGATTTTCCCTCCTTTGGGCGTGAATTTGAAAGCATTGGAAAGGACATTGATCAAAACCTTATCAAAATTGAGCGGATCAATGTGAGCGAAGATCTTCTCCGAAGGCATATCCATCAAAAAATCGATATTCTTTGTCTCGATCTGTTCTTCAAACAGCAAACATATTTCCTTAGTAAAATCGACCATTTCCACGCTCGAAAACTGCAAAGACATTTGGCCTTTCTCAATTTTACGAATGTCCATCAGCTGATTGACCAGGTCCAATATACGTTTGGTATTACGACCCATAATTTCGTACAAATGCATCCTTTCCGCATTGTAATCCTGCGCCAGCAATTTTTGGAGCGGGCTGACCACCAATGTAAGCGGTGTACGTATTTCGTGTGCGATATTGATAAAGAATTCAAGCTTTGCTTCATTAACCTCTTCCCGGCGCAGATGTGCCAGCATTTCCTTTTTTACCAGCCGCCTGTTTTTATATGTTTTGAAAATATAAATGGCTGCCAATAGCGTAAACAGGGAATATGCGATCCACGCCCAAACCGAGAAGTACCATGCAGGATGTATGATGATGGCCACCTGCGTTTGCTCGGAATCTGTCTGGCTGTATTTTGCTTTTAGCCGGAATTGATACTTCCCGGGCGTTAAATTATCGAATGTCAGCCTGTTGGTACCGGCCCGCAGCGCTGTCCATTCGTTATCGTTAATGGCATACATGTAAGAAACGCGTTCCGCGTCGATAAAATCCATCGTCGAAAATTCAAGGCTGAACGAGTTATCATGATGGGCAAGATTAAATTCCTTCGCGCTGCTTACGGTCGTATCGACGATCATATAGCCCCCGGATTTCATACCCTTTTTCACCGCCTTATCATGAATAAACAGGTCCACAATTCGAACCGCAGGCCGCTTGGTGGACATTCGTATTTCCTCGGGCTTGAAAAAGGTAATGCCATTGATCCCGCCAAAGTAGAATTCCCCATTTTTGGTTACCATTAAGGCCCCCTGGCTGAATTCGTTTCCCTGCAATCCATCGGCTGAGTAAAAGTTGACAAACGTATTGGTTTTCAAGTCCATTTTTGACAGGCCGCGGTTTGTACTCAGCCAAAGATTTCCGGCCTTATCGCCTCTTACAGCACCGATCAGGTTGCTGGGCAGGCCATCGCCCATATCAAATGTGGTGATCACTTTGGTAGCACGGGCGATCCTTTTCAGTCCCTGCGAAGTGCCGGCCCACAAATTTCCCTTATCGTCATCAAAGAGCGAATAAATCACCACTCCTTTCAGAAGGCTGTTTACGGAGAATGTGGATACGAAGTTCTTGGTTTCCAGATCAAGGCAAGCAAGCCCGTTGAAGGTGCCGATAAAAAGTTTGTTGTCCTTGGAAATCAGTAAGCAATTGACCCAGCTATTGGGAAGGAAATTTTCGTTCGGAAGGCTGATCCTGCCTGGTAAAGCATCCAGATTTTCAACTGCCCCCGTGCGGAGGTCCATGCAAAAAATCCCGGAGCCCATCGTGGCGACCCAAAGCCGTTTATTTGAATCCTCCCTGATGTCGAAAACCCGCTGCACATTGTCTCCATTCTTGTCTGTCAACTTATCAGAATGGCTAAACTTC
This Dyadobacter sp. UC 10 DNA region includes the following protein-coding sequences:
- a CDS encoding hybrid sensor histidine kinase/response regulator transcription factor — protein: MTAVDRHIGEDNYKAIMTEKRASYHLMLLMRILVAWLCFLSDVSGQSAKLFSVENGLSSSMVTAVHQDRSGFIWVATEDGLNRFDGIKFTVYRQDKANGEGVSSNFIQVLFEDRAGRMYTGSLHGLQYYDPATDSFRTIPLMNGQSKMASVRVLAICQRRNGDILVGTSGHGIFKVGHDGRQLCAKPIPLQVPSNLIIQLFEDSDRNLWVSTEDRGLLRFEDTSLKSSKAYFVSKRSQNNIITSLCQDKYGRVFAGNMVSGLYQYSTTNDIFQPVPYDEADNLPIADLTVNDNGQVLIGTRGKGMKYFDSVSGKILDMNHNVDTFDFTKSKVFSICEDSSGNTWVGIYQKGLLLLGVNTNRFGYMGYKSASDNAIGSSAVKALFEDSSNTIWVGTDSDGLYGLPHAVKSGVHYVKSKDNPAAPENVMVVFEDSERNLWTGSYLSGLSKLDRKTGKFSHSDKLTDKNGDNVQRVFDIREDSNKRLWVATMGSGIFCMDLRTGAVENLDALPGRISLPNENFLPNSWVNCLLISKDNKLFIGTFNGLACLDLETKNFVSTFSVNSLLKGVVIYSLFDDDKGNLWAGTSQGLKRIARATKVITTFDMGDGLPSNLIGAVRGDKAGNLWLSTNRGLSKMDLKTNTFVNFYSADGLQGNEFSQGALMVTKNGEFYFGGINGITFFKPEEIRMSTKRPAVRIVDLFIHDKAVKKGMKSGGYMIVDTTVSSAKEFNLAHHDNSFSLEFSTMDFIDAERVSYMYAINDNEWTALRAGTNRLTFDNLTPGKYQFRLKAKYSQTDSEQTQVAIIIHPAWYFSVWAWIAYSLFTLLAAIYIFKTYKNRRLVKKEMLAHLRREEVNEAKLEFFINIAHEIRTPLTLVVSPLQKLLAQDYNAERMHLYEIMGRNTKRILDLVNQLMDIRKIEKGQMSLQFSSVEMVDFTKEICLLFEEQIETKNIDFLMDMPSEKIFAHIDPLNFDKVLINVLSNAFKFTPKGGKIRVSISITNARTISGRPELIIAMEDSGAFIDENETERIFDCFYQSEQHRDYNRYGTGIGLHLVKQLVELHGGKIHAENMVEAGCRFVISMPVEKVETVEIDPIGKMLAADQLSPETAADDGHRNKPRKKAKRLVIVDDDSEICNYLTDEMSGEFTVFAYANGEEAYRAILKEMPDLVVSDVMMPVMDGMTLCKKLKANPLVNHIPVILLTAKTAESTNVEGLEMGADAYITKPFNMQILMKTINGLIRNRQILRNNDNEQHYQEEFISRINMKASEEKLLEKVHLFIDKNLANPDLSVEMICNEVGISRVHLHRKLKELTNLTTRDLIRNIRLRQAADLLTVKGLMVSEVAFAVGFANVNSFSVAFKEFYGVSPTVFAENYLEKA
- a CDS encoding ThuA domain-containing protein — its product is MLKSHFFFTLICLGLCSARAQKSGPIPVLIVDGFSNHDWKQTTAVTKWILEESGRFQVDVSTIPADSVERAGWNPVFAKYAVVIQNTNNIQNTRLKWPAGAERQLEEYVKGGGGLYILHSGNNAFPHWKEYDKMIGLGWRKSSEGYALEIGPSSSVIRIPPGEGQGTGHGDRFNALIQILNPHPINKGYPSQWQTANTEVYYFPRGPAENLTVLSFAYDSTSTKRTWPVEWVVSYGAGRVYNSSLGHLWKGEFYPPAYRCVGYQTTVIRATEWLATGKVSYPVPAQFPTAKKQSLRAEDTFKSP
- a CDS encoding glycoside hydrolase family 95 protein, whose protein sequence is MRLFFCLLLLITTVGFGQTNRALKLWYNQPSGKTWENALPIGNGRLGGMVYGNVADERIQLNEGTLWSGGPNRNDNPDALAALPEIRRLIFEGKQKEAEKLANKAIITKKSHGQMFQPAGELHLNFPGHEQYEAYYRELDMERAVAKTIYKVNGVIFTREVLASFPDQVMVVHLTADKPGKLSFAASYSTLHAQPEIRTTPGRELVLAGRGSDHEGVTGAVKFKVITKVKNDGGNVSATDTSLVINGADAATIFISIATNFKDYRDVSGDENALAASYLNRAYSKSYDAILKPHIAAFQKYFNRVKFDLGTSEAANLPTDERLKSFRNVNDPGLVTLYYQYGRYLLISSSQPGGQPANLQGIWNNKMRPPWDSKYTININAQMNYWPAEKTNLSELHEPFLKMVQELSQTGQQTAKDMYGARGWMAHHNTDIWRATGAIDGAFWGMWIAGGAWTSQHLWEHYLYTGDKAYLARIYPVLKGAATFYVDFLINHPKYHWLVANPGSSPENAPAAHEGSSLDAGTTMDNQIAFDIFSTTIRAAEILKKDAAFVDTLRQKRKQLPPMHVGQYGQLQEWLDDVDDPNDHHRHVSHLYGLFPSVQISPYRTPELFAAARTTLMQRGDVSTGWSMGWKVNWWARLQDGNHAFTLIQNQLSPLGTNKEGGGTYNNLFDAHPPFQIDGNFGCTSGITEMLMQSADGAIHLLPALPDVWKEGSIGGILALGGFEIVDMQWAGGKLTKVEIRSKLGGNLRLRVPNAVKLAGGATLNKATGQNPNAFYITEDTPAAVVSPKAAKATQPLKETLIYDVPTQAGKVYSFLAQ
- a CDS encoding glycoside hydrolase family 43 protein, translated to MNKRFAQAVFTVFFLVISYAATAQTTTIVNPILTGFYPDPSVVQVGKDYYLVNSTFSYFPGIPVFHSKDLKNWKQIGNVIDRPSQMDFIGEKLTRGLFAPAISYHNGTFYVTCTDIDHDGNFVVTSKNPAGPWSNPVRVPQVRGIDPSLFFDDDNKAYIVYNSDAPGSKSLYPGHRTIRIYEIDPVTLKVIGEEKQLVNGGVDLSKKPVWIEAPHIMKRFGWYYLYAAEGGTSVNHTEVVFRSKSVWGPYVPYENNPILTQMGLPEDRKDPVTSAGHAQFVDGPDGKTYAIFLAVRPYEGDYYNTGRETFIAPVTWKDEWPIINPDTKEIQYQYKVPFSEVKQKGALPQAGNFAYTLTFEKSLDPALLFMRTIDSSSFSLSKKNGLTLKLKPETIMDLGNPSFIGKRQQHLYCTTETELDFSAQSEKEKAGLTIFQDERHFYFISKSVDQGKPVIQLYKSNPKDKEMELLTQMPLADASPIKLRIVADGGTCSFYFSNGTSWQLLKDKLDAKFLSTKEAGGFIGCLFGMYATSSGEKTTNSASFKYLKYSGNDPMFEKVSK
- a CDS encoding VOC family protein, whose amino-acid sequence is MQKSISAFCLFFFMLLFGSATYAQSNFSSRLIGVGVVVSDMERSLDFYVEGIGMVKTGNFTINEDFGKRSGLTNGVAVDVNILKLENSPEANEWKLMSFGKKAAHPRPKYIQDDTGMQYITIQVKALKPVIERLKQQKVDFLGNTPTALNQKLHFVLVQDPDGNFVELIGPME